A window of Luteolibacter sp. Y139 genomic DNA:
TTTCACCCCCGCCGGATGACGAACAAACGTATGATCATAAATGCCTTGGGGGACATCCAGACCCTCCGGCAGATGGCTCATACAAAGAAATCTCCGGCAAAAATGACGACCTACGACGTTGGATTGGTAGGGGCAGTCGCCGATCAAACCGGCAGCACCACCCCCTAGCGAAGGTCGACTACGAAAGATTTGCTGCAGTTAACGCTGTAGCGGGGCGGGCGCTCGGGGAGGGGTGCCCGCCCCAACTTTTTTTCTGGATGAAGCAAAGAAGCCGGACCCTTCCGATGAGCAGCGCCATCACGCTGCTGGCCCTCTCCTTCTCCACCGTCGCCCACGCCGACCGCAAGAGTCCCCTGCCCGACTGGGGCGAAGGCTACCTGACCTTCTATTTGGACAATGACCTCTTCGCCCACACCGACCGCGACTACACGAATGGCGCCCGCCTCTCGTGGATCTCGGACGACCGGGAAATCAAGGACCTCGGCTCCGTCCAGCGCCTGCTGAGATCGTTCTCGGGCGATGAAGACAGCTTCCAGCTCTTCCAGAAGCTCACCGGCTTCAAGGACTTCGAGAAGGTCCGCTACAACTACGGCTTCTCCCTCACCCAGCTCATGTACACCCCGGAACAGGCCGCACCCTACGTGCAGCCGCCAGGGGAACGCCGCTACGCCGGCTGGGCCGCCCTCGGCTTCTCCCTTCATGCCAAGGACGAGAACGTCCTGAACTCGGTGGAACTGCTGCTCGGCACCACCGGCTCGAATTCGCTGGCGGAGAATGCCCAGGACTTCATCCACAGCATCCGCGGCTTCGATAAGTTCAATGGCTGGGACTACCAGATCCCCAACGAGATCACCGCCGACCTCAGCTTCGTCCAAAAGCGCCGCTCGAACCTGCTCAGGGACGACCAGGGAGTATTCCAAATGGACGGCCTCACCGAGTGGGGCGGACGCCTCGGCACCTTCCGCACCGCCGCCCACGTCGGCACCTTCTTCCGCGCCGGCTATCATCTGCCGCCGGACTTTTCCGATCCCCGGCTCTCGGAAACCGCCTACTCGAACCTCTATTTCCGCGGTGCCGACGACTACCCCGGCCACTGGTCCATCTATGCGCTCTTCGGCGGCACCGCCCGGGCGATCGCCTACGATGCCACGCTCGATGGGCCCATGTTTCATGACTTCGACACCGGCAGCACCCGCGAGCCCTTCGTGGCGGAGGTCTTCTGCGGCGCTGGCATCCGCTACCGGCAGGCGGAGCTGAGCTACGTTCACACGTGGCGCACGCAGGAATACGAGCAGCAGCGCGAACAGTTCGCGAGCTTCGGCTCCGTGGCGGTGCGCGTGCGATTCTGAATTGTCCCGCCAGAGTCATGCGTCCATCTTCCCCGCATGACTCGTCCCCTCCGGCTCGCCCTTGCCCTCATCAGCCTTTCGCTCCCCCTCTCCGCGGACGATGCGGCCGAGCTCGCCAAGCTGCGCTCCCTGGTGCGCGAGCATGCCGCGGGAATGAACTTCTCCAGCGTGAAGTCCCAGGGCGGCAAGGTCTTCAACGACGTGATCGTGACCAAGGTGACCGAGACCTCCGTGACCTTCCATCACGAGAAAGGGGAAGCGACCTTGGAGGCGGACGACTGCCCCACGGTATGGGCCGAGCTTTTCGGCTTCGGCACCAGCACCGAAACCACCGCCCCTGCTGAAACGCCGAAGCCCTCGCTCGCCAAGCCCGCCGACACCGCCGTGGCGGAGGCCATCGCCGTCATCGAAGGCGACAAGGGCACCGGCACCGGCTTCTTCGGCCGCGATGGCGAGCAGACCTATCTCTACTCCGCCGCCCACGTGCTCTCGGGAAATTCCCGGCTCAAGGTGAAGCTGCGCAATGGCACGCTCGTCACGAAATTCGGCCAGCTTGAAGCCGCTGAAGGAGGCGACCTG
This region includes:
- a CDS encoding lipid A deacylase LpxR family protein, which gives rise to MKQRSRTLPMSSAITLLALSFSTVAHADRKSPLPDWGEGYLTFYLDNDLFAHTDRDYTNGARLSWISDDREIKDLGSVQRLLRSFSGDEDSFQLFQKLTGFKDFEKVRYNYGFSLTQLMYTPEQAAPYVQPPGERRYAGWAALGFSLHAKDENVLNSVELLLGTTGSNSLAENAQDFIHSIRGFDKFNGWDYQIPNEITADLSFVQKRRSNLLRDDQGVFQMDGLTEWGGRLGTFRTAAHVGTFFRAGYHLPPDFSDPRLSETAYSNLYFRGADDYPGHWSIYALFGGTARAIAYDATLDGPMFHDFDTGSTREPFVAEVFCGAGIRYRQAELSYVHTWRTQEYEQQREQFASFGSVAVRVRF